A single genomic interval of Cucumis sativus cultivar 9930 chromosome 5, Cucumber_9930_V3, whole genome shotgun sequence harbors:
- the LOC101204460 gene encoding uncharacterized protein LOC101204460, with the protein MRVLLTLRPASSNPPPCLSSPNFSPPLASSFLFSFRPNKRFHFLKPCSSLKQSKKPTLQKTPTSAPQSFKWLFSAKSDDDDAGEKGNKGVDGDGAVLEDDSAVKGTLLAGVLLVGVIGGFAFAGYVYRDPINAFLNQFSTFIDGYGPAGYALFVAVYAGLEILAIPAIPLTMSAGLLFGSVIGTVIVSISGTVAASVAFLIARYFARERILKLVEGNKKFAAIDKAIGENGFKVVTLLRLSPLLPFSLGNYLYGLTSVKFVPYVLGSWLGMLPGTWAYVSAGAFGRAIIQEESEVGLLGGGNGQLWTLGLGLLATALAAAYVTRLAKDAMKDIE; encoded by the exons atgCGAGTCCTTCTGACCTTAAGGCCGGCATCTTCAAACCCACCCCCAtgtctttcttctcccaatttcTCTCCTCCTCTTGCCTCTTCTTTCCTCTTCAGTTTCAGACCCAACAAGCGCTTTCACTTCCTCAAGCCTTGTTCCTCTCTCAAGCAATCCAAGAAACCTACTCTTCAGAAGACACCCACTAGCGCCCCTCAAAGCTTTAAGTGGCTTTTTAGCGCCAAGTCCGACGATGACGATGCCGGTGAGAAAGGGAATAAAGGTGTGGATGGAGATGGAGCTGTTTTGGAAGATGACTCTGCGGTTAAGGGCACCCTTTTGGCTGGTGTGTTGCTTGTTGGGGTTATTGGTGGATTTGCATTTGCTGGATATGTGTATAGGGATCCGATTAACGCCTTCTTGAATCAGTTCTCTACCTTTATTGATG GATATGGTCCAGCAGGATATGCTTTATTTGTAGCAGTATATGCAGGACTGGAG ATCCTTGCAATTCCCGCCATTCCATTAACAATGTCAGCTGGACTCCTCTTTGGTTCTGTAATTGGGACTGTTATAGTTTCCATCAGTGGAACG GTTGCTGCTAGTGTTGCCTTTTTGATTGCTCGGTATTTTGCTCGTGAGCGTATTCTTAAGCTAGTAGAAGGAAACAAGAAATTTGCGGCCATTGACAAAGCCATTGGAGAAAATGGTTTCAAAGTTGTTACCCTCCTACGTTTGAGCCCATTGCTTCCATTTTCTCTGggaaattatttatatggaCTCACATCTGTCAAATTTGTCCCCTATGTGTTGGGAAG CTGGCTGGGGATGCTTCCAGGAACATGGGCATATGTGAGTGCGGGTGCCTTTGGACGTGCAATTATT CAAGAAGAGTCTGAAGTTGGTTTGCTTGGAGGGGGAAATGGTCAGCTATGGACTTTAGGACTGGGATTGTTGGCAACAGCATTGGCTGCTGCATACGTTACACGATTAGCCAAG GATGCTATGAAGGATATTGAATAG